In the Victivallis sp. Marseille-Q1083 genome, one interval contains:
- a CDS encoding (2Fe-2S) ferredoxin domain-containing protein, with translation MSDKPTIRICLGSSCFARGNEKNLQVIEKYLEEHHLQDEVDLELGCSLCQGRCAEGPNVIVNNQRYGNVDPGMMLELLKSCFEKQ, from the coding sequence ATGAGTGACAAACCGACAATCAGAATTTGTCTCGGCAGCTCCTGTTTTGCCCGCGGCAATGAGAAAAACTTGCAGGTGATTGAAAAATACCTGGAAGAGCACCATTTGCAGGATGAGGTCGATCTGGAACTGGGCTGCTCGCTCTGCCAGGGACGCTGTGCCGAAGGCCCCAATGTGATAGTGAACAATCAGCGTTACGGCAATGTCGATCCCGGTATGATGCTGGAACTGCTGAAAAGTTGTTTCGAAAAACAATAA
- a CDS encoding RDD family protein yields the protein MKFIYLDQEGNEVGPLALSALVKCVEDDLINPTTQIRNSMMSEWRPAAKIPSLKHALARQLKRWEENPELMQDESWRNYIEQAKTLLTPQKEKSTAFVRKYDPEDATVGRRLSAFAFDLILIGAVAIMLFGVGLRRSVDNARPYAVPPEMIQANDSGAAGPARKISTVQRTPEGIVWYRGAENSILIPSGSLWLSMNFSILLLVPAVLLYYGLTVGYFAQSFGMWFWGIFLVREEQLQEVYFLRSFAWTVGMVVLGIFSPLCVFFTKRALHDRICAVRLINVAGKSKG from the coding sequence ATGAAGTTTATCTATTTGGATCAGGAAGGCAACGAAGTGGGGCCGCTGGCGTTGAGCGCCCTTGTGAAGTGCGTGGAAGACGATTTGATCAATCCGACGACGCAAATCCGCAACTCAATGATGTCGGAATGGCGTCCGGCCGCCAAGATTCCCAGCTTGAAGCACGCTCTGGCGCGGCAGTTGAAGCGCTGGGAGGAAAATCCGGAACTGATGCAGGACGAATCCTGGCGGAACTATATCGAGCAGGCGAAAACGCTGTTGACGCCGCAGAAGGAGAAAAGCACCGCGTTCGTCCGGAAGTACGATCCCGAGGATGCGACGGTCGGCCGCCGGCTGTCGGCGTTCGCTTTCGACCTGATTCTGATCGGCGCGGTGGCGATCATGTTGTTCGGCGTCGGTTTGCGGCGTTCGGTTGACAATGCCAGGCCCTATGCCGTGCCGCCGGAGATGATCCAGGCGAACGATTCCGGAGCGGCGGGTCCGGCGCGGAAGATTTCGACCGTGCAGCGCACCCCGGAAGGTATCGTCTGGTACCGGGGAGCGGAAAATTCGATTCTGATTCCGAGCGGCAGTCTGTGGCTGTCGATGAATTTCAGCATCCTGCTGCTGGTGCCGGCCGTATTGTTGTATTACGGCCTGACGGTCGGTTATTTTGCCCAGAGTTTCGGCATGTGGTTCTGGGGCATTTTCCTGGTCAGGGAGGAGCAGTTGCAGGAGGTGTATTTCCTGCGTTCCTTCGCCTGGACGGTCGGTATGGTCGTGCTGGGGATTTTTTCGCCGCTGTGCGTGTTTTTTACGAAGCGGGCGCTGCACGACCGGATTTGCGCGGTGCGGCTGATCAATGTCGCCGGCAAGAGCAAAGGCTGA
- the trxA gene encoding thioredoxin codes for MSNATELKKDTFKEAIAGKVALVDFWATWCNPCKMLGPIIDQVAAEIGDAALVAKVNIEEEQELAAEYNVRMLPTILILKNGEIVQQFVGVQSKTKLLDAIRNA; via the coding sequence ATGAGCAATGCGACAGAATTGAAGAAAGATACGTTCAAGGAAGCCATCGCCGGTAAAGTCGCCCTGGTCGATTTCTGGGCGACCTGGTGCAATCCGTGCAAGATGCTCGGCCCGATCATCGATCAGGTGGCCGCCGAAATCGGCGACGCCGCGCTGGTCGCCAAAGTCAATATCGAGGAGGAACAGGAGTTGGCCGCCGAATATAACGTCCGGATGTTGCCGACCATTCTGATCCTGAAAAACGGCGAAATCGTTCAACAGTTCGTCGGCGTCCAGAGCAAAACAAAACTGCTCGACGCCATCCGCAATGCCTGA
- a CDS encoding polysaccharide biosynthesis tyrosine autokinase: MNFAFLDQLKNNSVPLAALLRGVQKYWLIMLLAVLVIGVGTFYVSTYLVQKTYQATASILALNNKEDSSDGKDSSSMTYTTLMMANLLINDYKEILSSRRVLDKVDAKVCEAKNITEPPKYKLSVNFKRNTRILEISATSNDKDLSLQVATATTDIFTSEIRDLLKMDNVVTLDDPKLEDAPVSPRPLRNTAIAMVLALLLSGGVVFLKEISDDSVKTPEDITETLKLPVIGTIPEAGSKKSRRRSADDAKQPRHKRLDFVGLFSIDEKYRHISEAFRLLRTNLQYLTPENAEKNAKVFTITSAMASEGKSSCCANMALITAQSGKRVLLIDTDLRKPNVQNFFELDRRVGLVNYLSGDAKLEEIINRQVVDEHLDVILSGPIPPNPSELLMSETFQKMVKTLGTDYDFIFFDAPPCLNMADATIVASNSDGVIFVLRHGSTRMGAVQRAIRQFQQTGIKVHGVLLNRFDMKRVGYGYYNYYNYYNYYSYYQTDGNKEA, translated from the coding sequence ATGAATTTTGCATTTCTTGATCAGTTGAAGAACAATTCCGTCCCATTGGCCGCGTTGCTGCGCGGCGTGCAGAAATATTGGCTGATCATGTTACTGGCCGTCCTGGTCATCGGGGTGGGAACTTTCTACGTATCGACTTATCTGGTGCAAAAAACGTATCAGGCTACCGCTTCCATTCTGGCGCTGAACAACAAGGAAGACAGCTCCGACGGCAAGGATTCTTCGTCGATGACCTACACCACGCTGATGATGGCCAATCTGCTGATCAACGACTACAAGGAAATTCTCAGTTCCCGGCGCGTGCTCGACAAGGTGGATGCCAAAGTCTGCGAAGCCAAAAACATTACCGAACCGCCCAAATACAAACTGAGCGTCAATTTCAAGCGCAATACCCGCATTCTCGAAATCAGCGCCACCAGCAATGACAAGGACCTGTCGCTGCAGGTCGCCACGGCGACCACCGATATTTTCACCAGCGAGATCAGAGATTTGTTGAAAATGGACAATGTCGTCACCCTGGACGATCCGAAACTCGAGGATGCGCCGGTCAGTCCCCGGCCGTTGCGCAATACCGCGATCGCCATGGTGCTGGCGCTGCTGCTCTCCGGCGGCGTCGTTTTCCTCAAAGAAATTTCCGACGATTCGGTCAAAACCCCGGAAGACATCACTGAAACGCTCAAACTGCCGGTCATCGGCACCATTCCGGAAGCCGGCAGCAAAAAATCCCGGCGGCGCAGTGCCGACGATGCCAAGCAGCCGCGCCACAAACGCCTCGATTTTGTCGGCCTGTTCAGCATCGACGAGAAATACCGCCACATTTCCGAAGCTTTCCGTTTGCTGCGGACCAACCTGCAATATCTGACACCGGAAAATGCCGAGAAAAACGCCAAGGTTTTCACGATCACCAGTGCGATGGCTTCCGAAGGAAAATCCAGCTGCTGCGCCAATATGGCGCTGATCACGGCGCAATCCGGCAAACGGGTGTTGCTGATCGATACCGACCTGCGCAAGCCCAATGTGCAGAATTTCTTCGAATTGGACCGCCGGGTCGGCCTGGTCAATTATTTGAGCGGCGACGCCAAACTGGAAGAGATCATCAACCGCCAGGTCGTCGACGAACACCTGGATGTCATCCTGTCCGGGCCGATTCCGCCGAATCCCTCCGAACTGCTGATGTCCGAGACTTTCCAGAAGATGGTCAAGACGCTGGGAACAGATTACGATTTCATCTTTTTCGACGCGCCGCCGTGCCTCAATATGGCGGACGCCACCATCGTCGCCAGTAATTCTGACGGCGTCATTTTCGTGCTGCGGCACGGTTCCACCCGGATGGGGGCGGTACAGCGTGCAATCCGCCAGTTCCAGCAGACCGGCATCAAGGTGCACGGCGTGCTGTTGAACCGCTTCGATATGAAGCGGGTCGGTTACGGCTATTACAATTATTATAACTATTACAACTATTATTCTTATTATCAGACAGATGGAAATAAGGAAGCATGA
- a CDS encoding tyrosine-protein phosphatase produces the protein MIDLHCHIVPDVDDGAQTEAESRAMLAQAASIGITELAATSHYSGDAWRRYPEALEKLRQLAEEHHIKIHAGAEYDFSRLEEAEQLQTLGDSSYVLIDFVTPYISPNAIAQRCEDLLNRKYKLLIAHPERLFPADKLKVLQSLAEQGAYFQLNAGSFLGNFGRGAQRQAEQLLKLGLCHCVASDAHNAGSTRGFCLKKCHDYLIEHHNCNIADRLVLINPQRILADQYPFPVVEPAAGAESSWWGRLKNLFRPRN, from the coding sequence ATGATTGACCTGCACTGTCACATCGTCCCGGACGTCGACGACGGGGCCCAGACGGAAGCGGAAAGCCGCGCCATGCTGGCGCAGGCCGCTTCCATCGGCATTACCGAACTGGCAGCGACCAGCCATTATTCCGGCGACGCCTGGCGGCGTTACCCGGAAGCGCTGGAAAAATTGCGTCAACTGGCCGAAGAACACCACATCAAAATTCATGCCGGGGCCGAATATGACTTTTCACGCCTCGAAGAAGCCGAACAATTGCAGACGCTCGGCGACAGTTCTTACGTACTGATCGATTTCGTCACCCCCTATATCAGTCCCAACGCCATCGCGCAACGCTGTGAAGATTTGCTGAACCGCAAATACAAGCTGTTGATCGCCCATCCGGAACGGCTGTTCCCGGCCGATAAACTCAAAGTACTGCAATCGCTGGCCGAACAGGGCGCTTATTTCCAGCTCAATGCCGGCAGTTTCCTCGGCAATTTCGGCCGCGGCGCCCAACGCCAGGCGGAGCAACTGCTGAAGCTGGGCCTGTGCCACTGCGTGGCATCCGACGCCCACAACGCCGGTTCCACCCGGGGGTTCTGCCTGAAAAAATGTCACGACTACCTGATCGAGCATCATAACTGCAATATCGCCGACAGACTGGTGTTAATCAATCCGCAGCGCATCCTGGCCGATCAATATCCCTTCCCGGTGGTGGAACCGGCCGCCGGCGCCGAAAGCTCCTGGTGGGGCAGATTGAAAAATCTTTTCCGGCCCCGGAATTAG
- a CDS encoding secondary thiamine-phosphate synthase enzyme YjbQ: MREISIQTLQHSQMIDITDQVRELVPSSLTDGVCQLFVRHTTAALTLNVNTDTAVRHDLLSVVNRLAPWKDELYQHQGGNSAAHFKASLFGASQTIPVRNGQLLLGRWQSIYLCEFDGPRDRKIIVQFLPGLTYAS, from the coding sequence ATGCGCGAAATCAGTATACAGACTTTGCAGCACAGTCAGATGATCGATATTACCGATCAGGTCAGGGAGCTGGTGCCGTCGTCGCTGACCGACGGCGTCTGCCAGCTGTTCGTCCGGCATACGACGGCGGCGCTGACACTCAACGTCAACACCGATACCGCCGTCCGGCACGATCTTTTGAGCGTGGTCAATCGTCTGGCGCCTTGGAAGGATGAGCTGTATCAGCACCAGGGCGGCAACAGTGCGGCGCATTTCAAAGCCTCTCTGTTCGGGGCATCGCAGACCATTCCGGTCCGCAACGGCCAACTGCTCCTGGGGCGCTGGCAGTCGATTTACCTGTGTGAATTCGATGGCCCGCGCGACCGGAAAATCATCGTGCAATTCCTGCCCGGCCTGACGTACGCTTCGTGA
- a CDS encoding ABC transporter permease — MSFIVRRVCYSALVILGVVLLTFLLFRLAAGDPAAAVLGKNPSAAEVEALRLELGSDLPLFYGDWRRSEVFSNVDFTEGRLLPGVESSSAEPPFRAEGLQIDAENQLTLKRNIRLAEPVRLELRFSGRLVVNGKVFEHETLRTAVLEVPANAAELNIGGEGVIASSACFRAQASPFDSQFFNALHEIFTIKPAFPYVSFFNFGKTVVTREPIRDILWRGVWPSLWVMTPIFLGELLLGIVLALLATARKDSWVDRLLLLLAIAAMSVSYLVMIIFGQWVLGYYYNFFPVWGWGGLRHLLLPVLIGIVCGLGGGVRFYRTVFVNELNKEYLRTARAKGCHPVVIFGRHLLRNAAIPIITRATSVLPFLFTGSLLLETFFGIPGLGYTGIDALNNSDLQLLKALVIISALLFVVLNLLADIAYAWADPRIRLRS, encoded by the coding sequence TTGAGTTTTATTGTTAGACGAGTCTGTTATTCCGCACTGGTGATTCTCGGCGTCGTGCTGCTGACTTTTCTGTTGTTCCGTTTGGCGGCCGGTGACCCGGCGGCGGCGGTGCTCGGCAAAAATCCGTCGGCGGCCGAAGTGGAGGCGCTGCGGTTGGAATTGGGCTCCGATTTGCCGTTGTTCTACGGCGACTGGCGCCGCTCGGAAGTGTTCAGCAACGTCGATTTCACCGAAGGCCGGCTGCTGCCCGGCGTCGAGAGTTCAAGCGCCGAACCGCCGTTCCGGGCCGAAGGGTTGCAGATCGATGCGGAAAATCAGTTGACGCTGAAACGCAATATCCGGCTGGCGGAACCGGTGCGGCTGGAGCTGCGTTTCAGCGGCAGGCTGGTGGTCAATGGGAAAGTCTTTGAGCATGAAACTTTGCGGACCGCCGTTCTGGAGGTACCGGCGAATGCGGCGGAGTTGAACATCGGCGGCGAGGGGGTGATCGCTTCGAGTGCTTGTTTTCGGGCCCAGGCGTCGCCGTTCGACTCGCAATTTTTCAATGCGCTGCATGAAATTTTCACGATCAAGCCGGCTTTTCCGTATGTCAGCTTTTTCAATTTCGGCAAAACGGTGGTGACCCGGGAGCCGATCCGCGACATTCTGTGGCGGGGGGTTTGGCCGTCGCTGTGGGTGATGACGCCGATCTTTCTCGGCGAACTGCTGCTCGGAATCGTCCTGGCGCTGTTGGCGACGGCCCGCAAAGACAGTTGGGTCGACCGGTTGCTGCTGCTGCTGGCGATTGCGGCGATGAGCGTCAGTTATCTGGTGATGATTATTTTCGGGCAATGGGTGCTCGGTTACTATTACAATTTTTTCCCGGTCTGGGGATGGGGCGGCCTGCGACATCTGCTGCTGCCGGTGTTGATCGGCATCGTTTGCGGGCTCGGCGGCGGCGTCCGTTTTTACCGGACGGTTTTCGTCAACGAATTGAACAAGGAATATTTGCGGACCGCCCGGGCCAAGGGATGTCATCCCGTGGTGATTTTCGGGCGGCATCTGTTGCGCAACGCGGCGATTCCGATCATCACCCGGGCCACCTCGGTATTGCCGTTTCTGTTCACCGGCAGTCTGCTGCTGGAGACGTTTTTCGGCATTCCCGGATTGGGATATACCGGCATCGACGCGTTGAACAACTCCGATCTGCAGTTGCTCAAGGCGCTGGTCATCATCAGCGCGCTTTTGTTCGTCGTCTTGAATTTGCTCGCGGATATCGCCTATGCCTGGGCGGACCCGCGGATTCGTTTACGGTCTTAA
- a CDS encoding epoxyqueuosine reductase QueH, which produces MSILPEKILLHCCCAPCAVACVERLLAHGRQPGLCFANSNLDSREEYRRRLAAVEQLATHFQLPLFVVPYDHESWLAQTAALAAEPERGRRCPVCFACNLADADRVRAANGYECFTTSLTVSPHKNSAVIFEAAAAFPAYERWDFKKQDGFKRSLALTELFGFYRQNYCGCEFARNR; this is translated from the coding sequence ATGTCCATCCTACCGGAAAAAATATTGCTGCACTGCTGCTGCGCGCCTTGTGCAGTCGCCTGCGTTGAACGGCTGCTGGCGCACGGCCGCCAGCCGGGACTGTGTTTTGCCAATTCCAACCTGGACAGCCGCGAAGAATACCGGCGCCGGCTGGCCGCGGTGGAGCAGTTGGCGACCCACTTCCAACTGCCGTTGTTCGTCGTGCCGTACGACCACGAAAGCTGGCTGGCCCAAACGGCAGCGTTGGCCGCCGAACCGGAACGCGGCCGCCGCTGTCCGGTCTGTTTCGCCTGCAATCTGGCCGATGCCGACCGGGTCAGGGCAGCAAACGGCTATGAGTGTTTCACCACCTCCCTGACAGTCAGCCCGCATAAAAACTCCGCGGTCATTTTCGAAGCGGCCGCGGCGTTTCCGGCTTACGAACGCTGGGATTTCAAAAAGCAGGACGGCTTCAAACGGAGTCTGGCGTTGACCGAGCTGTTCGGTTTCTACCGGCAGAACTATTGCGGCTGCGAGTTTGCCAGAAACCGCTGA
- a CDS encoding nitroreductase family protein, whose protein sequence is MERKDCFGELVRDRYSCRGYRPDPVPEEMIAYCLEAVRLAPSACNRQPWRLAVVQEPGLRRALCERGVLPGLSMTWMRQAPVLVALALERSLLTHVAAPWLSKVDYSLVDGGIAGEHFVLAAAAQGLGSCWIGWIDGKAVRRLLHWPRSYKVIALFTLGFPADAPKEKIRQPLDKFVRRA, encoded by the coding sequence TTGGAACGGAAAGATTGTTTTGGCGAATTGGTGCGCGACCGCTACAGTTGTCGCGGTTATCGTCCGGACCCGGTGCCGGAAGAGATGATTGCGTATTGTTTGGAGGCGGTCCGGCTGGCTCCGTCGGCCTGCAACCGGCAGCCCTGGCGGCTGGCCGTCGTGCAGGAGCCCGGTTTGCGCCGGGCACTTTGCGAACGGGGCGTCCTGCCGGGCTTGTCGATGACCTGGATGCGGCAGGCGCCGGTATTGGTGGCGCTGGCGTTGGAACGTTCCCTGTTGACGCATGTGGCGGCGCCGTGGCTGTCGAAGGTGGATTATTCGCTGGTGGACGGCGGCATCGCCGGTGAACATTTCGTCCTGGCCGCCGCCGCTCAAGGCTTGGGCAGTTGCTGGATCGGCTGGATCGACGGCAAAGCGGTCCGGCGCCTGCTGCATTGGCCGCGCAGTTACAAAGTGATCGCCTTGTTTACGCTGGGTTTTCCGGCCGATGCGCCGAAGGAAAAAATACGGCAGCCGCTGGATAAATTTGTCCGGCGTGCTTGA
- a CDS encoding PilX N-terminal domain-containing pilus assembly protein: protein MKNIVKWRGEEGIALIFALGFLTLLMFLALGFAANSLVERKIAANNNARTQAKYLAEAGLTRALATLKVMSEGTEFPVMPRDFYYAYTADWNSDMSVGYNYAKWGWSGEDRGKLEDNRKANPDYARFLDAFKLKVGDRTVYSFEEEDLSVGDAFKRNADNDSRFSYSYIKTGDRNDSPIIGRIAYLVLPTTVKVDLEEMAGSASRQGKSLKELDLSVFKVEEDADGKAIDLDELDDSFKWRGTAFVDLEKFTKQNSGLEQMLAVASLVDEGLINENVSEEKLNEQVAQYDAVRGNLWSYLGFHQQETPQKYYFYADGSSSQWKKDDERFFKRYNLSKPHQCSGSNSGQCVEQFLTAEPIHKGEKEDVDNDHNNPADRNVIQFFRMIGDDKGSFDSLADFRRQVVANFLDFTDEDNTPHSNIAPASWSLTNMPSYTGNEKTPYISEFRMDIVPALKIKKNETDEGVSYEVTARIETLRIIGELCDYFRASTGTYDLQLSGTLTVTANLGGKNETKELRFEAKDFTNWVAGDHPYGYYNIETGTTSLDKVISQEFVQDTSGDWSPLPILSMSCSLKLDNAILRRTVGDADNEAGVGVDAAKINRQTTAWVNLTDDYYRNLEHYFTGSSEISMQPRLISCEAKDARQNLNPGDWGDMRSDVVATLDNASFEVSNQHSIGKLNNWFALSDDAARDEFRSMQKSLENSSSGEWPANGKIDDLVLLGRISRGAPWQTINLKGSGIGADYYKPDFNYQSDGGSFKGVAYEDGDGALLDQVTLGGSKKRLSIDFPAPVLYAERDDKEKIFTMEDKYGTAWASGGRLYDGDDVEKYADMTPYLYQALFKDVLKNDSKNEKGREFAVSLVSLIKDEDDFQRGDNVDNKTVFTCSYAGRQFLLNPSGLLAMKLKDSNGKATDETLRDYWQGDNDKEQEESVVKVMGLVQTGELPTEFQVLVVAQSILDVGGIYGRPIDVTRFDRTGRERTRGCVLGTFDYDAKNDVYYDEITGEVRLLATVVRNPSNNELKVVDIRYLD, encoded by the coding sequence ATGAAAAATATTGTAAAATGGCGTGGGGAAGAGGGAATCGCGTTGATCTTCGCGCTCGGCTTCTTGACTTTGCTGATGTTCCTGGCGTTGGGGTTTGCCGCCAATTCGCTGGTGGAGCGCAAAATTGCCGCGAACAACAATGCCCGTACCCAGGCCAAATATTTGGCGGAAGCGGGGTTGACTCGTGCTCTGGCGACCCTGAAGGTGATGAGCGAAGGTACTGAATTTCCGGTTATGCCGCGGGATTTTTATTATGCTTATACGGCGGACTGGAATTCCGACATGTCGGTCGGTTACAATTATGCGAAATGGGGTTGGAGCGGCGAGGACCGCGGGAAGCTGGAAGATAACCGCAAAGCCAATCCGGATTACGCCCGTTTTCTCGACGCCTTCAAATTGAAGGTGGGGGATCGTACCGTCTATTCCTTCGAGGAAGAAGATTTGAGCGTCGGGGATGCTTTCAAACGCAACGCGGACAACGACAGCCGGTTCAGTTATAGCTACATTAAAACGGGTGACCGCAATGACAGTCCGATTATCGGCCGGATTGCCTATCTGGTTTTGCCGACGACCGTCAAGGTGGATTTGGAAGAGATGGCCGGCTCCGCCTCCCGTCAGGGCAAATCGTTGAAAGAGCTTGATTTATCGGTTTTTAAAGTGGAGGAAGACGCCGACGGCAAAGCGATCGATTTGGATGAGCTGGACGACAGTTTCAAATGGCGCGGCACGGCATTCGTCGATCTTGAGAAATTCACGAAGCAGAACAGCGGCCTGGAGCAGATGTTGGCCGTGGCTTCGCTGGTGGACGAAGGATTGATCAATGAAAATGTTTCGGAAGAGAAGCTGAATGAGCAGGTTGCCCAATACGACGCGGTGCGGGGGAATCTCTGGAGTTATCTCGGCTTTCATCAGCAGGAGACGCCGCAGAAATATTACTTCTATGCCGACGGCAGTTCGTCGCAATGGAAGAAGGATGACGAACGTTTTTTCAAGCGTTATAATCTGAGCAAGCCGCATCAATGCAGCGGTTCGAATTCCGGGCAGTGTGTCGAACAGTTTTTGACCGCGGAGCCGATTCACAAAGGAGAGAAGGAGGACGTCGACAACGACCACAACAATCCGGCGGACCGCAATGTCATCCAGTTTTTCCGGATGATCGGCGACGATAAGGGATCGTTTGACAGTCTGGCCGATTTCCGGCGCCAGGTGGTGGCCAATTTCCTCGACTTCACCGACGAAGACAACACGCCGCACAGCAATATTGCGCCGGCAAGTTGGTCATTGACCAATATGCCGAGCTATACCGGCAACGAGAAGACTCCCTATATCAGTGAATTCCGGATGGATATCGTTCCCGCGTTGAAAATCAAGAAGAACGAAACGGACGAAGGGGTAAGTTATGAAGTGACTGCCCGGATTGAAACTCTGCGGATTATCGGAGAATTATGCGACTATTTCCGGGCGTCCACCGGAACCTATGATTTACAGCTTTCCGGCACGCTGACCGTCACCGCCAATTTGGGCGGGAAAAATGAAACCAAGGAGCTGCGCTTTGAGGCGAAGGACTTTACAAACTGGGTAGCCGGCGATCATCCCTATGGGTATTATAATATCGAAACCGGAACTACCAGTTTGGATAAAGTTATTTCTCAGGAATTCGTCCAGGATACCTCGGGCGATTGGAGCCCGTTGCCGATTTTGTCGATGAGCTGTTCGCTGAAATTGGACAATGCGATTTTGCGGCGGACGGTCGGTGATGCGGACAATGAAGCCGGCGTGGGCGTGGATGCTGCCAAAATCAATCGCCAGACGACGGCATGGGTGAATCTGACGGATGATTATTATCGCAATCTGGAGCATTATTTTACCGGCAGTTCGGAAATTTCCATGCAGCCGCGTCTGATTTCCTGTGAAGCCAAGGATGCCCGGCAGAACTTGAATCCGGGAGACTGGGGAGATATGCGCAGTGACGTGGTTGCGACGTTGGACAATGCATCTTTTGAGGTCAGCAATCAGCATTCCATCGGCAAGCTGAATAACTGGTTCGCGTTGTCAGACGACGCGGCCAGAGACGAGTTCAGGTCGATGCAGAAATCGCTGGAAAATTCCTCGTCGGGAGAATGGCCGGCGAACGGTAAGATCGATGACCTGGTGCTGCTGGGACGGATCAGCCGGGGCGCTCCCTGGCAGACGATCAATTTGAAAGGCTCCGGAATTGGTGCGGATTATTACAAACCGGATTTCAATTACCAGAGTGACGGCGGCAGTTTCAAAGGCGTTGCCTATGAGGACGGTGATGGCGCTTTGCTGGACCAGGTGACGCTGGGTGGCAGCAAAAAGCGCCTGTCCATCGATTTCCCGGCGCCGGTGCTGTATGCCGAACGGGATGATAAAGAGAAGATTTTTACGATGGAAGACAAATATGGCACTGCCTGGGCGAGTGGCGGCCGACTTTACGACGGCGATGACGTGGAGAAGTATGCGGATATGACGCCGTATCTCTATCAGGCTTTGTTCAAAGATGTTCTGAAGAACGACAGCAAGAATGAAAAAGGCCGGGAGTTTGCGGTTTCTCTGGTTTCCCTGATCAAGGATGAGGATGATTTCCAACGCGGGGACAACGTCGACAACAAAACCGTATTTACCTGCAGTTACGCCGGCCGGCAGTTCCTGTTGAATCCTTCCGGGCTTTTGGCGATGAAATTGAAAGATTCCAACGGCAAGGCGACCGATGAGACGCTCAGGGATTACTGGCAGGGCGACAACGACAAAGAGCAAGAGGAAAGCGTCGTCAAGGTGATGGGATTGGTGCAGACCGGCGAATTGCCGACTGAATTCCAGGTTCTGGTGGTGGCGCAGTCCATCCTCGACGTCGGCGGCATTTACGGCCGTCCGATCGATGTCACGCGCTTTGACCGAACCGGGCGGGAGCGTACCCGTGGGTGTGTGCTGGGCACCTTCGATTACGATGCGAAAAACGATGTCTATTATGATGAAATTACCGGGGAAGTGCGGCTGCTGGCGACGGTCGTTCGCAATCCTTCCAACAACGAGTTGAAAGTGGTGGACATCCGCTATCTCGACTGA
- a CDS encoding type II secretion system protein J, whose translation MKYGKNLRRCRWFTLVELMVAMGVFSVLLLMTVQFFNSAQVLWVNADRKMTRASDARVALDLITGMLDNVVTQGSKLPFFIIRSRDGQIMNNRIGFVTNAPSKIYQDARSNTYLVLFWVDTWFEGLDDDGEEDVYDINNYLMISAIGDNVPEPNIFVKEDGISAEDQTQFFNVRDKVRAIYGETYEVVPFITNLNFVPLKWNEDDEVWEEVDPAKTNANLKDVPSGYSNAIDYWDSRPEALRVELSLLSEADFRRWKTMVERAGSQEDETKAAAFLVSREQTYSRTVYWKQR comes from the coding sequence ATGAAATACGGTAAAAATTTACGCAGATGCCGTTGGTTCACGCTGGTTGAACTGATGGTGGCGATGGGGGTGTTCTCCGTGCTGCTGTTGATGACGGTGCAGTTTTTCAACAGCGCCCAGGTATTGTGGGTCAACGCGGATCGGAAAATGACCCGGGCGAGCGATGCCCGGGTGGCGCTGGATTTGATTACCGGCATGCTGGACAACGTGGTTACCCAGGGCAGCAAACTGCCGTTCTTCATCATCCGCTCCAGGGACGGGCAGATCATGAACAACCGGATCGGGTTCGTCACTAATGCGCCGAGCAAAATTTATCAGGATGCCCGTTCCAACACTTATCTGGTGCTGTTCTGGGTGGATACCTGGTTCGAGGGGTTGGACGACGACGGGGAGGAGGATGTCTATGACATCAACAATTATCTGATGATCAGCGCGATCGGCGATAATGTCCCCGAACCGAATATCTTCGTCAAGGAAGACGGCATTTCCGCCGAGGATCAGACCCAGTTTTTCAACGTGCGTGACAAGGTTCGGGCCATCTACGGTGAAACCTATGAAGTGGTGCCTTTCATCACCAACCTGAATTTTGTACCTTTGAAATGGAATGAGGACGATGAAGTCTGGGAAGAGGTGGATCCGGCCAAGACCAATGCCAATTTGAAAGACGTGCCGTCCGGCTACAGCAATGCGATCGATTATTGGGATTCCCGCCCGGAAGCGTTGCGGGTTGAGTTGTCGTTGTTGAGCGAAGCGGATTTCCGGCGCTGGAAGACGATGGTGGAACGGGCCGGGAGCCAGGAGGATGAGACGAAAGCGGCGGCATTTCTGGTGTCGCGCGAGCAAACCTATAGCCGGACAGTCTATTGGAAACAGCGGTAA